In the genome of Sardina pilchardus chromosome 14, fSarPil1.1, whole genome shotgun sequence, the window tcactcttctcctcctctctctacatcaccatcctCACACATTCAAGGTCAAGGCACATTGGTAAGGTACTAGAGCTAAACTGAACTACTCTCCGGTGCCATTAtttgtagaaaaaaaaagacatatacGTATGTAAAAAAAGATCATTAGAAATGTGACAACACATCTAACcggaaaccattttttttttttcaaaatccaactATGTTACTGGAACTGAAAAGTAAAAATACAGATTTGAGCCAGCATTTTTACTTTAACTTTCTTCTACCACAATCCCTCTGGGTATGCCATTATTGGTTTTcgataatataaaacaatcctgtaatgcatgcatgcatccatATCAAtatcaacaaaaaaacaaattaaactaGCTCTTCCATTATTCTAAATAATGTCAAGGCACATCGGTAAGCTACTCGAGCTGAGCTGAACTACTTTCTAGTGCCAttatgtgtgaaaaaaaattatatttatatataaaatgaTAATTAGAAATGTGTTACAACACCTCTTAACAGAAACAAAGTCTTTCGAAATCCATCTATGTGACTGGAACTGGAATACTGACCCGAGCCAGCATTTTCactttaattttctttttccaCATTCCCTCTGGTATGCAGTTATACATGCATCCATATTGataaacataaaacattattgAGAATAATGGAAAAGCTAGTTTAATTTGGGAAGGTCCAGGCACATCGGTAAGGTAGAGCTAAACTGAACTACTATCTGGTGCCATTATGTGTGGGAAAGAAAttatgtattaaaaaaaaaaaaaaaacagaattagAAATGTGACAACACTTCTAAACAGAAACCAAGTCTGTTAAAAAACAGATGTGACTAAAACTGAAAAGTTATAATACTGATCCGAGCCGGCTTTTTCACTTTCTTTTACCACATTCCCTCTGGTATGCCGTTATTCGGTTTTTGATGTAAAACTTCACCGCTTCCCAGGTTCTATGCTTAAGAACTGAAGGAGCTGACCTGATGCAGTCTTCACATTGCAATTTCCCTGGTACCCTGCCAGATGTGATGCAATCCATCAGTTTGTTCCCAACTGCCTTCACCTCTTCTTCTGTCCACTTTCTTTTGGGGGGTTTTGACACACCTAAAATCACAACACTTCATGATTTTTGGCACAgcatacataaaacataaacattagaaAAATAAAAGCATACAAAACATGTAGCAACAACAGCCTATTGATACTGCACATACATTGCACACCGTTAGACATTGATAAAATTAAACAACAATGAAGTAAAATGCTACATTACCTGTAGAGATTGAAGATATTGAAGTGGATAGGCATCTGTCCTCAACTGCCTTCACCTCTTCTGTCCACTCCCTTTTTGAGGATTTTGACCCACCTAAAATCACAACATTTAGCCCCAAAACTTATATAGCATATGCTAAAACTTAAATAGTATATGCTATACAAGCAATGTATGCTAGAGCAAACATCTGGTCAAAATCCAACTTAAGTTCTTGCAGTTCATAACTGTACCTACACAAGTAAGTTCTCAGATCAACAGTTCTTTACCTGACTTTGAAGGcatctttcctcctttcttccttctgCCCTTTGTAGACCTCCCGCTAATGGGAAGTTCCTCTGGAATTAAATCAAAAGAAACACTTCATGAGTTTTGCCATACCATACACAAAACATAAATATTAAAAAGCATACAACACATGTAGCAACAACAGCCTATTGATACTGCACATAGGTTGCACACAGTTAGACTTTGTTAAATTGaaacaagaaaaataaaatgtaatgtttaatgTCAACTAGACAGAGGAACAATATGAGGGAGATTTGATGCAATGATGAAGCAGGAAAGATCATCCTAAAGCCATTGCATTACCTGTAGACGTTGATGTTGAAGGGGATAGTCGTCGCTTCTTTGGCTGTGGCATTGCAGACTCGCTGTCAACCAAACATTCGtctgaaagacacacatacacaaaggcatACTTGTAAGTCTGCAGGGACAAGACAGTTTGAATTAGGCCTAGAATTTTCATCAGACCACAGATGTTCTTACCTGTAGATGTTGAAGGACGCTGGGGTCGCCTGGTGTTCTTTGGCTGTGGCATCTCGctgtcactctcttcatcttcaCTTTCAGACATGTTACTGACTAAATTCAGCTTCTCTGCAATGTGGAGAGAAATGCATTCAAGTTTTAGTTGTATACTTAAGTAGCTGTGTACTAGATGTGATTGGATATAAGAACAGCTGCAATGTCTTGTGCCTTACCATAAGGCTCAATGTTGATCTCTTCAATGTTTTTACCCTTGAATTCCGCAGCTCTTCCCTGTTCAAGGGCTAACAGCACCTTGCTGATTTTGGCTAGCTGCAGCGTCCCCTCAGGCAACCTGTAAAACTGTCTGTGCACACGAATGTCATGTCCCATGAAGTCCGCCAACTGGTCCATCTCAGTGTCCTTCAGATTAAGCACTTTAGAGACTGTAGCCACATGTTTCCGCAGCTTTGTGCATGAAAGAGCCTTTGGATAGTTGGCCCCACACTCCCGGGCAACTTTCCTGATACAAGATGTGCCATGGTAGTAGGATTTCTCAGTCATGGgaatcgaaaaaaaaaaaggattttcatcCAGTACACCACATGTTTGACGATACTTTGCAAGTAGATCCATGGAATCCAGCATGCCTGGAGTCAGGAGTATTGGGACCTTTCGGTCTCGCTTACCTCGGATTTCAATGCGTTGGAAATGCTGACAGAGCTTCTTCTCAACTTCAGATAAGGCATCAGCAACATCAGAATGCAAGACTGAAGTGTTTCTGAGAAGGAATGTGTTCAATTTCATTTTTGAGACTTCTCCAGGTCTTCGGCGATTAAATAGGATTACCTCACACAAAGTCGCTTGGGCAAGCTGTGACCAATTCTTCTGATTTTTCTCCGCTTTGATTTTTTCCTGATACTGTTTAGTTTTCTTGTTGAGGTGCATATGCATTTTTTTGACATCTTCTGTGAAAGGAAGAAGTTCTGGAGAGTTCCACTTTGCCCTCAGTGTTTTCAAGGCTgatgctgacacacactcattccactCATTCTGTATGCTGCTTTCCTCTCCTGCCATCATTGCGGGAGAGAGatgacgagggagagagagactgacacttACAAATACACTCTCAGTCCTCTCTAGCTTTGGAACTTCTTGGGCTTCTGATGCTGCAGAAGAACTGGGCAATTCCAGAATAACTGTATCCGCGTCACTGTCCTGGAAAGAGACCACCAATATCAAGTACTTTTTTCATCCAGCCTGTTCCAATTGTGACTACATACCCTGTTAAAATAACTCAATGTACCATCATCATTCTTAACTTGCAAGGAAATTCAATTTGAATAATTGCAGGAAAATATAGAGAACGTCAGGATGCTGCATTGGCCTGAACATTTCTGAGTTCACCTACTGTAGCAACAAGACTATTTTTCAACCAGCCGTCAGTGCAGTCAGAGTGATGGTGTGTAGAATAGTGAGTAGTGAATGGCTAATTGCTGACAGTCTTGTTACGTCATTAGAGCCTCAAAAATAAACTTCAGTTATGGACATAGTGGACATAGTTTTAGTGACTTGTCCTTCTACACAGAATATTCCCTTCAGAGAAATTACATGTATGCTATAGATGACATCATGGTATGTAATTCTTACCAATGAATTCTGTGTAGTCAATGACTGTTTGGCTAAGAGCTTGGAAACATCTGACATTGTGGAACTGTCTAGTTTTTCCTCTGAATCCTCCTGTTCACATTGAGATATACTCTGTTTTCATACATCGTTTTTTCAACGGAGTTTATACatcataataattataattataataataataacaataataataataataataataaatttgtAAAAACCCACCAAGACTTCTGTACACATCATCTGCAAGGCAAAGGTGTCTTCATTATAGGGAGGTGGGGGTTCATCATCTGGGTCCTGATGATGTGTCATGGTGTCAGACCTTGGTGATTGCTTCTGATTTTCCTTAATCTGAAATAAGTTTATAACAGAACTGTAGGGAGGTGGGGGTTCATCATCTGGGTCCTGATGATGTGTCATGGTGTCAGACCTTGGTGATTGCTTCTGACTTTCCTTAATCTGAAATAAGTTTATAACAGAACTGTAGTTATGCAAAtcctccccttcccccctctAAGTGCATGCAATACATAGGTCTGCTTTACATGTGCAATGCATGAAATATTAGATTTTATATAGTTATTTATCTGGTCTGCTTTTGTTTAGTTAATACATCAGATTTTGTGAGTGTTTTCGTCATTAGAGCCTCAAAAATAAACTTCAGTTATGGACATAGTTTTAGTGACTTGTCCTTCTACACAGAATATTTGCCTTCAGAGAAATTATGCAATAGATGACATCATGGTATGTATTCTTACCAATGTATTCTGTGTAGACAATGACTGTTTGGCTAAGAGCTTGGAAATAGTGTTGcttttggcggcctgttttggttttagttttagtctagtcttcGTGTCAAGCTATCATTTTAgttatcagttttagtcacgttcatactcttttagtctagtcaagttttagtcgactaaaagtatgagcattttagtcttattttcgtctagttttagttgatGAAAACTAATGAcatttagtcttgttttagtcaatgaaaattggattttagtatctttttattaatgcaattctatttaaAGGGGTTGTTCttccatagactgggtaagactgtttttagtggcaggctggcaaataccgttgacttgcgctaACCTAGtaccagcgaactctgaaactggaaggactggatgaaatgtgcagataaaggtctccactgataaatatcacactggctaacctggaaatgaggtcctatgtccattCTGAATAGGAAATTATACAttctggttaattttcatggattaatAAAATCCAAATATTACAGGCTAAATTATAGCACTTAACATTGACTGGAATCAGGTATGTcacacagagtttggtctccccctgtcaccatgagAGGAAACtagactatttggaatattctgtagacctgctgtcccttttctgagaacaatttaacgGACTGATCAAGTTTTCCTTAGGCTATTGAATGCtttaaatgtggatgctatttcaccatcaactaggtagcctaagcgtggttagtctggttacacacagttgtcatcttaatgctgtgttttgttagcctagaaatctagacgcccctagcggcaggaaatgtaatttggctggcggggcagtctaggcacgatccatagagctttggagctgagagctggaaaatcaagcgatccaatcacagtgtgtataaagtcggtgggcgggcttaacataatggtgactgacatgcaaccagaagttgcgaccatggaggtattatatataactggagagcgtgactaagtcccgccctccatacaaatgaatggccgatgctaggctagtaaatccggccaattttcgtcaacgccatattgaacactggagctccgatccagcgccagtcggctctgaccatgcgcaaagatccaaagctggaaatgacgcatggacctacattgatctttattggacattctgtaaaaagagagtcatcctccaattcagagggtggcgataatgcacgtACCTTGCTTGCAgcgtaacaacaagcagaaaaagttgctcgggaacgcacacctgagtccagtggagtgtcgcacggagtaatgattggctgtaggtacccgttcaccaacatgtacgcgcatgagagctcgtgcccaacacggattttcgtgcacggagctggttctaaatgctccatgaggcgccataattgaaaatggcgcttgctaacttgccgaagctaatcaacacagccttgaccccctggttgcgacggtaacgcatcctgctatttgaaaacaagcagatgattcgtttagcgttatcctattgcgtggagagggaaggttacgcagcctgctatttgaaaacaagaagatgattcgtttagcgttatcctattgcggagatggaatttgaaagacaactgtttatcccacccctccgattgagccctgactatggtgagttcccagaccctacatcttgatgtgggtctggctcgtcaggctagcgttttgtagcctatgacaagcatttcacgttcatcactcagttgTGGTACAGGTCTACTGTATGCCTTGAGTGATCACTGCCCCTTTAAATGTGTGGtactttaaattacgttttaactccatgctgattttgttgatgaacagcgcCGTCTTTGATTGAGTTTTCCTACtgtttaaataaacgacacgcgcacttgtgtggttggtaaggaattgttttcaatagttttcttgcaattcccacacaacattagatagcctactaacCCAAGGTTGCATTAAAAAATGTGTCttatgattagaacttcgttgctgatcgtTTATTATCGatttattattgtaggctagtaCAGATGgcagcgccagcatcagctggacagaagcttacacactaatcaaatctgcagttgcccGTTAACATgttcatctgaattagatctacatgcggaggtgaCATAAGTAGCCTAGTGTAAAGTTTAACTGAGAGAGTTGCCTTTTtaacggactgaacgtagcctatattttcttaGCTGCTATTAGAacaataggctataggcctacatctaccgctcctttgctacatgatcaaatatgagcagatgagtgacagaagcaccggatatgaccaacaggcccacgcgagaaacgctgTTCCTCTGGTACGATAATCAGACTgtgcaacctgatgcgcccaagaagtgagacgcaggaaacagaaacactgcaaaataataacgcgactaaacgacacaaaataatgttatgaCATTTCTGTCCTTTTGGTCTTCAAAAATTAAGAGCCATTTTAGCAtgctttttattttgtaaaacacattggccctcatttacCAAAcgagcgtacgaccaaaaacaggcgtaaaacaggcgtacgcttgtttccacgcaaagtatggcatttatcaatgtgaacgtgatggGTGGCTACGCTGAAATCTAGTCTAGTCTCAACtcgcgtacgcaagtttttcaggcggcatagcatcgcgcagcagtaaatcggcggtgcattagaaagttgaataatggactatctcggacataacacctttcctgtacatgtgcagcctatttgctgtaatgtagcatattatattgacacatttcatggcttagaataggcgatgattactttctctttggcaaacgcaacattcatgaattaggcctaggcatatatattttaaattattttcaaagggcaaatttcagtgtcgtacggttttgtaattaatgtatttatagtatgatgcgttctctctgcgaaaataaagtctgttgcgcttaaatcgctctagtttcccgccttccttgataacagcttctagctgtcaaaattaacaaggttcagctggacgtcactgtggctcgagatcactaatgatctcttttggacgtataatgcaccttcaggtcgtaaattctaggggcgaggccattaaaacgagcataaaaTAGGGGCGTGAtacttaaatcacgcttgtttccagccgccacatttatcaacacacgtttattcttacgctggaattggagtgatacgaaagtttgatgaatcacaagtgagccccgtcgtaagatgatttctgcgctcagatatacgctggtttctacgctctgttgataaatgagggccatttaGTCTAGTTTAgtcgattgtgaatgttttatttggattaaatgtgcatgtcgaggggcgggtgtccattgagcgcgcacgggagagcgagggagagggagagcaagagaaagcgtgcaaaggagaggggggttacttctaccctgtttggtaaagttgcatgcatagtctacaatgaaaacttgtgaaagaaagtaGCCGatcagcgtcaggtgcaccagtgcgacctataCTTTTTTAAGGccactcttaaacatttggcCGTTCGCGCTaaaatatcaaggtgaaagtgatcacAGCTTGCTtagtatagacccagctcccagcccaactttgagaatagattaacgccgatatttttttcatcgcccgataagagttgcatgttaacgcagcacgttaacgccgataacggccaaccactaataataatacatttgtaaaaACCCACCGAGACTTCTGCACACATCATCTGCAAGGCAAAGGTGTCTTCATTATAGGGAGGTGGGGGTTCATCATCTGGGTCCTGATGATGTGTCATGGTGTCAGACCTTGGTGATTGCTTCTGACTTTCCTTAATCTGAAATAAGTTTATAACAGAACTTTAGTTATGCAAATCCTTTCCCCCCCTTTAAAGCAAgtcttcaccgttttttcatattaaactatgttgttcgcttaattaagacgagttgatacatacctctcacgtttcaatgcgtgcactcactggctctggcgcgcggcgcaactttgatagcacttagctagcccaatgcattcattaggatccaaacagagatgaagttagaagtgaccaaacacctccatgttttccctattaaaatacagttacacgagtagtgacacgaccaagtatggtgagacaaaataaaacatggtgcatttctaagcagataaaagggataactattgtgtggcggaataatactgggagcacttagactctgtgcagtaatatcctcactccaaagtgaaactgaaagttaaaaagtgaggatattactgcgccacacaatatagttatccctctttacctgcttagaaatgcaccacgttttattttgtctcaccatacttggtcgtgtgactactcgtgtaactgtattttaataggaaaacatggaggtgtatggacgcttctaacttcatctctgtttggatcctaatgaatgcattgggctagctaagtgctatcaaagttgtgccgcgcgccagagccagtgagtgcacgcattgaaacgtgagaggtatgcatcaacccgtattagttaagggaataacatagttcaatatgaaaaaatggtgaagtatTGCTTTAAGTGCATGAAATACATAGGTCTTTTAACAAATGTGTAATGCATGAAATGTTAGATTTTACATGGATATTTATCTTGTCTGCTTTTGTTTATTCAATCAGATTGTGTGAGTATATTCTTCACAAGCTACTGAAATGAAAGCATGACATTGATACGGCTAAAATGCATTACCTTCGGTGAATGTTTACTGGTGCACTCATCATGATGTCGTCTGAGTTTTTCCATGCGACGTTTAAACCTTTCTTTGGCCACCTTTTTTGGACTATGGAAAATGTAAAGACAAATTAACGATTGTAAGCAACACATGAATACAACACGACAGTCATCGTCTTTTAACAATGCGCGATGTAGCCAGAGGACCGAACCAAATTGAAAGCGTCGACAGAACGTGGGTAATGTCGTGCCTGCCTGCAAGATTGGTAGCACGCTTGAGCGCTTTCGTGACCTCTCCTCGTTTGCTCCCAGTGCAGTAAGGCCGCTGTGTTGCATAGCCTACCCGACAGTGGCACATAACGTGAAATCACGATTACACAACATTCTGGCATATGAATCACGGATGGGAAGAGTAATGAAATAAACTATCAGACTCATTGACATGTATGTCCACGAAGCAGCTTATTTGATGTATTATGCTAATTACATTTCCACGAGGGCTAACAACGagaacatgtgcatgtgcatgtgcttgtgcgtAAAGTTAACTTTCCATGCGTTTTAACGCGACGTGTTAGCGTTTTCATTCAAAGCATGTGTGCCGTCATCTCAATACATTCAAAATAAGTTGTTCATAGTAAACTATTAACAATtcaagtaggctatgtgtgaaaACGAAGAACTCATGGAGTATTGTTGCTAATCCTGCCTAATTACAACAGAAACCAAAAGGCTTGCTAGTTGACATTCACCTACAACTACCCTTCTTTGTCAACGAACATGCATAATCTTCATAATTGACATATTATCTcatgacagtaggctacaatcaaAATAGCCAGTATTTATAATATATAATGACATATACATAACATGATGCCAATCTTACCTCATTTCGTCCACGATGAAACGATACCACTTTCTGGAGATGTCACACGTGTCCTGGCTTTATCGAAATGGCTGAATGAATGCACTGTTCTCCAATTAACCTGGTTCGGTCCAATCCAAAGTTTTTCCAAACTAAAATGGCGGCCGCCGCTGTGTGACGTTAATCTCATATAATGTAGCCTACCCGTTAAAAAATCTCCACTATTATGACTTCACCAATATATTCAAtagtaattataataataataataataataataataataaataataataataatttcagTGAGAAACATGGTGTATAGTGTATTTGCAATCTTGCCTCCAAACTAATTTCAAAATTTAAGTGGATCAAATTAATTGAGTAAAAATGTACACAATTGTGATATGATCTTGTCAGAGCTaagcagtgttgtgcacgttcacactcttcagtagttcaaagttcagttcacacacgtgcaaagtgaactgttcacgttcatagttcaccatttttaattttgaactagttcaaattcagttcatatgaatgaaaatctgaggctacagccacctgttgttctcatctaattgagaatgtccgtaaattgggctttatttcgctgggcagatacatttcttttaggtctatggcagatagcctaccgacgcctaataaatgcggccgcgcatttattaataattaataataaatgcgtcagctgtgcatgcctga includes:
- the LOC134101218 gene encoding uncharacterized protein LOC134101218, which encodes MDQLADFMGHDIRVHRQFYRLPEGTLQLAKISKVLLALEQGRAAEFKGKNIEEINIEPYEKLNLVSNMSESEDEESDSEMPQPKNTRRPQRPSTSTDECLVDSESAMPQPKKRRLSPSTSTSTEELPISGRSTKGRRKKGGKMPSKSGGSKSSKREWTEEVKAVEDRCLSTSISSISTGVSKPPKRKWTEEEVKAVGNKLMDCITSGRVPGKLQCEDCIRSAPSVLKHRTWEAVKFYIKNRITAYQRECGKRK